One window of the Rhizorhabdus dicambivorans genome contains the following:
- a CDS encoding SDR family oxidoreductase, with translation MAELVTVFSASARPGMAQLGALRQAGYRVRAVSRRDHPGFEGCERVWADLDDPASLVSACAGSDYVLFTSPSFTDRAKSPEQAGALGRAAKEAGVRRLIYNTTSWHPEEITGVPTMDELFRRVSALRESGVPLTVVRPSLFMDNLLTKWVKPDLLADGVLRYPHREDLEVSWICLDDVARVMIATIADESFAGQTIDVGGPETLTPPQVCALLSERLGRPIRYERITARQFGERLYGLFRDVLGPGAETYVADMEQHYLFKNATNPFLVPMEAMQARLGIRMTPMRDWLARQDWTDAREPVGSVSG, from the coding sequence ATGGCGGAACTGGTAACGGTTTTCAGCGCGAGCGCGCGGCCCGGCATGGCGCAGCTCGGCGCGCTCCGGCAGGCGGGCTATCGGGTGCGGGCGGTCAGCCGCCGCGACCATCCGGGCTTCGAGGGCTGCGAGCGGGTCTGGGCCGATCTGGACGATCCCGCCTCGCTGGTTTCGGCCTGTGCGGGCTCCGACTATGTGCTGTTCACCTCGCCGAGCTTCACCGATCGTGCCAAGAGCCCGGAGCAGGCCGGCGCGCTGGGGCGGGCGGCGAAGGAGGCGGGCGTCCGTCGGCTGATCTACAACACCACCTCCTGGCACCCGGAGGAGATCACCGGCGTCCCGACCATGGACGAGCTGTTTCGCCGCGTCAGCGCTTTGCGGGAAAGCGGGGTGCCGCTCACCGTGGTCCGCCCGTCGCTGTTCATGGACAATCTGCTGACCAAATGGGTGAAGCCCGATCTGCTGGCGGACGGCGTGCTGCGCTATCCGCACCGCGAGGACCTCGAGGTGAGCTGGATCTGCCTCGACGATGTCGCCCGGGTGATGATCGCGACGATCGCCGACGAGAGCTTCGCGGGCCAGACGATCGACGTCGGCGGCCCCGAGACGCTAACGCCGCCCCAGGTCTGCGCGCTGCTGTCGGAACGGCTCGGGCGCCCGATTCGCTATGAACGCATCACCGCGCGCCAGTTCGGCGAACGGCTCTACGGCCTGTTCAGGGATGTGCTGGGCCCCGGCGCGGAAACCTATGTCGCGGACATGGAGCAGCATTATCTGTTCAAGAACGCGACCAATCCCTTCCTGGTGCCGATGGAGGCGATGCAGGCCCGCCTGGGCATCCGCATGACGCCGATGCGCGACTGGCTGGCCCGGCAGGACTGGACGGATGCGCGCGAGCCGGTGGGCTCGGTTTCCGGATGA